Proteins co-encoded in one Bacillus sp. FSL H8-0547 genomic window:
- the sufB gene encoding Fe-S cluster assembly protein SufB, which translates to MAKKMPDIGDYKYGFADKDVSIFRSKRGLTKEIVEEISRMKSEPQWMLDFRLKSLEHFYSMPMPQWGGDMAALNFDEITYYVKPSEKSERSWDEVPEEIKRTFDKLGIPEAEQKYLAGVSAQYESEVVYHNMKEDLEDLGIVFKDTDTALKENEDIFREHFGKVIPPTDNKFSALNSAVWSGGSFIYVPKGVKVDTPLQAYFRINSENMGQFERTLIVVDEGAHVHYVEGCTAPVYTTNSLHSAVVEIIVKDGGYCRYTTIQNWANNVFNLVTKRAVCEKNATMEWIDGNIGSKLTMKYPAVILKGEGARGMTLSIALAGKGQHQDAGAKMIHLAPNTSSTIVSKSISKQGGKVTYRGIVHFGRKAEGARSNIECDTLIMDNQSTSDTIPYNEIFNDNISLEHEAKVSKVSEEQLFYLMSRGISEEEATEMIVMGFIEPFTKELPMEYAVEMNRLIKFEMEGSIG; encoded by the coding sequence ATGGCTAAAAAAATGCCGGATATCGGCGATTATAAATATGGATTCGCAGACAAAGACGTCTCAATTTTCCGTTCAAAACGCGGATTGACAAAAGAAATCGTTGAAGAAATTTCACGTATGAAAAGCGAGCCTCAATGGATGCTTGATTTCCGCCTGAAATCTCTTGAGCATTTTTACAGCATGCCAATGCCTCAGTGGGGAGGAGACATGGCAGCTCTTAACTTTGATGAAATTACGTATTACGTAAAGCCGTCTGAGAAGTCAGAGCGCTCATGGGATGAGGTTCCTGAAGAAATCAAGCGTACGTTTGACAAACTTGGAATTCCTGAAGCTGAGCAAAAATACCTTGCAGGTGTATCAGCCCAGTACGAATCTGAGGTTGTTTACCACAACATGAAAGAAGACCTTGAAGATCTTGGCATCGTCTTTAAAGATACAGATACAGCACTTAAAGAAAATGAAGACATCTTCAGAGAGCACTTTGGAAAAGTCATTCCTCCAACAGACAACAAGTTCTCAGCTTTGAACTCGGCTGTCTGGTCCGGCGGATCGTTCATCTACGTTCCTAAAGGCGTGAAAGTGGATACTCCGCTTCAAGCGTACTTCCGCATCAACTCTGAAAACATGGGTCAGTTTGAGCGTACACTGATCGTTGTTGATGAGGGTGCACACGTTCACTATGTTGAAGGCTGTACAGCACCAGTTTACACAACGAACTCACTTCACAGTGCCGTTGTTGAAATTATCGTTAAAGACGGCGGCTACTGCCGTTATACAACGATTCAAAACTGGGCAAACAACGTTTTCAACCTTGTAACAAAGCGTGCAGTCTGCGAAAAGAACGCAACGATGGAATGGATCGACGGAAACATCGGTTCTAAACTGACAATGAAATACCCTGCGGTCATCCTAAAAGGCGAAGGCGCACGCGGCATGACGCTGTCAATCGCTCTTGCAGGAAAAGGCCAGCATCAGGATGCCGGTGCAAAAATGATTCACCTTGCACCAAACACATCTTCTACGATCGTGTCAAAATCAATCTCAAAACAAGGCGGTAAAGTAACATACCGCGGAATCGTCCACTTCGGCCGCAAAGCTGAAGGCGCACGCTCCAACATTGAGTGCGATACACTGATCATGGATAACCAGTCAACATCTGATACGATTCCTTACAACGAAATCTTCAACGATAACATCTCGCTTGAGCATGAAGCGAAGGTTTCAAAAGTATCAGAAGAACAATTATTCTACTTGATGAGCCGCGGAATTTCAGAAGAAGAAGCAACTGAAATGATCGTTATGGGCTTCATCGAGCCATTCACAAAAGAACTTCCAATGGAATATGCCGTTGAAATGAACCGTCTGATTAAGTTCGAGATGGAAGGTTCAATCGGTTAA
- a CDS encoding DUF72 domain-containing protein, which produces MIYIGLTGWGDHDALYPNGIAAGEKLKEYSAHFPAVEVDASFYAVQPVRNAEKWVSDTPESFKFIVKAYQGMTGHQRGDIPFDSKEEMFAAFLRSIEPYIRAGKLAMVLFQFPPWFDCKKENVTYLRWCREQMGDVPVALEFRHQSWFTPETREKTLSFMRNEKWIHSICDEPQAGSGSVPAVVKATDSGKTLIRMHGRNVHGWTKPAKGEEWREVRYLYRYNEAELNQWAESIEKLKEETEDIFLLFNNNSGGDAADNAKQMQKLMEIDYEGLAPRQLDLFSGE; this is translated from the coding sequence TTGATCTATATTGGACTGACGGGCTGGGGAGACCATGATGCTCTGTACCCTAACGGAATTGCAGCAGGAGAGAAACTGAAGGAGTACTCGGCCCATTTTCCGGCAGTTGAAGTGGATGCCAGCTTTTATGCGGTTCAGCCTGTAAGAAATGCAGAAAAATGGGTGAGTGATACTCCTGAGTCATTCAAATTTATAGTAAAAGCTTATCAGGGGATGACTGGCCATCAGCGCGGGGACATTCCCTTTGATTCAAAAGAAGAGATGTTCGCGGCTTTTCTCCGTTCTATTGAACCCTACATACGAGCGGGAAAGCTTGCAATGGTGCTTTTTCAGTTTCCGCCGTGGTTTGACTGCAAAAAGGAGAATGTGACCTATTTAAGATGGTGCCGCGAGCAAATGGGAGACGTTCCGGTTGCTCTTGAGTTCAGGCATCAGTCATGGTTCACTCCGGAAACACGAGAAAAAACGCTCTCTTTTATGCGGAATGAAAAGTGGATCCACAGTATATGCGATGAGCCGCAGGCCGGCAGCGGATCTGTTCCGGCAGTCGTTAAGGCAACGGACTCAGGTAAAACCCTGATCCGGATGCACGGCAGAAATGTTCATGGCTGGACGAAGCCTGCCAAAGGGGAAGAGTGGCGGGAAGTGAGATACTTATACAGGTACAATGAGGCTGAGCTGAATCAATGGGCTGAATCCATTGAAAAACTCAAGGAGGAAACAGAAGATATTTTTCTCCTCTTTAATAATAATTCCGGCGGAGATGCAGCTGACAATGCGAAGCAGATGCAAAAGCTGATGGAGATTGACTATGAGGGTCTCGCGCCAAGGCAGCTGGACTTGTTCAGCGGAGAATAG
- a CDS encoding sulfite exporter TauE/SafE family protein translates to MEWIFLIFIGFIAGTIGSLVGLGGGIIVVPAMLFSSGFFTIFEGVSPQTAVGTSLLVVIFTGLSSTLAYMKKKKVDYRSGLIFFIGSGPGGIIGAYVNQYLNADSFSLYFGLFMIFVSVLLMFRDRLKPSARQPSEKEIVRTYKDEQGADGVYFYKPVPAIIISFGVGFLSGLFGIGGGALMVPAMILLFFFPAHIAVATSMFIIFLSGLSSSVMHAALGNINWLFALALIPGAWAGGKAGALIASKLSGKALISLLRIVLILAGLKLIYEGVF, encoded by the coding sequence ATGGAATGGATTTTCCTTATTTTCATAGGCTTTATAGCAGGTACAATCGGCAGTCTTGTCGGTCTTGGGGGAGGCATTATTGTCGTTCCGGCCATGCTGTTTTCATCAGGCTTTTTTACGATTTTTGAAGGAGTTTCCCCCCAGACAGCGGTCGGGACTTCTCTCCTTGTTGTGATTTTCACAGGCCTTTCCTCTACACTCGCTTATATGAAAAAGAAAAAAGTGGATTACAGGAGCGGACTGATTTTCTTTATCGGGAGCGGGCCCGGTGGAATCATTGGAGCATATGTGAATCAATATTTAAACGCGGATTCTTTTTCCCTGTATTTTGGTTTATTTATGATTTTCGTTTCTGTTTTGCTGATGTTCAGGGACAGACTCAAGCCGAGTGCGAGACAGCCCTCGGAAAAAGAAATTGTCCGTACATATAAAGATGAGCAAGGTGCAGACGGAGTCTATTTTTATAAACCTGTTCCAGCCATCATCATTTCATTTGGCGTTGGTTTTTTGTCCGGTCTTTTTGGCATTGGCGGCGGTGCCCTGATGGTGCCTGCGATGATTCTTCTCTTTTTCTTCCCGGCCCATATTGCTGTTGCAACGTCTATGTTTATTATTTTTCTCTCTGGCCTATCAAGCTCGGTTATGCATGCGGCACTTGGAAATATAAACTGGCTGTTTGCACTTGCTTTAATACCGGGCGCCTGGGCAGGGGGAAAAGCCGGTGCGCTGATTGCCTCAAAGCTTTCTGGAAAAGCGCTCATCAGTCTGCTGCGGATTGTCTTGATCCTTGCGGGACTTAAACTGATTTATGAAGGTGTTTTCTAG
- a CDS encoding bifunctional UDP-sugar hydrolase/5'-nucleotidase gives MAETIHLYHTNDLHSYFENWPKVAHYLKRMKKEHAEHGEEMLLVDVGDHLDRVHPITEATNGKSNVELMNDLEYDAVTIGNNEGITLPHDALDTLYDRAAFPVILSNLYTESGERPRWVEPFKIFSFANGTRAAVLGVSVFYEKFYQLLGWKVTDPFQSLRETMELIKDQADVIILLSHLGINDDELLAAEFPEIDVILGAHTHHVLEKGKLVNSVLLTGAGKNCSLIGHVALSVDGDTLLSKTATVIPVEAEPECEVVKTFLDEQRVKSDSILSEEITMLKRDLTLDWFGPSDFTALLATAVKEWCKGDVSMVNAGLLLEPLQAGSVTRKDLHRICPHPINPCKVQLKGDVLKEVIAESRTEKIEQLRLKGLGFRGKVMGRMIFDGIEVRSEQKSDGLKHITGILIQGEPLDPDRTYEVATVDMFTLGVLYPSIYHAEKKTYYMPEMLRDVLAWKLKQGHSYKNA, from the coding sequence ATGGCTGAGACCATTCATTTATATCATACAAACGATTTGCACAGTTATTTTGAGAACTGGCCTAAGGTTGCTCATTACTTGAAGCGGATGAAAAAAGAGCATGCAGAACATGGAGAAGAAATGCTGCTTGTTGATGTCGGAGACCATCTTGACCGGGTACATCCAATCACGGAAGCTACGAATGGGAAGTCAAATGTAGAGCTTATGAATGACTTGGAGTATGACGCTGTGACCATCGGCAATAATGAGGGGATTACGTTGCCGCATGATGCTCTGGATACTTTATATGACCGGGCAGCTTTTCCGGTCATTCTTTCAAATCTTTATACAGAGTCAGGGGAGCGTCCCCGCTGGGTGGAGCCTTTTAAAATCTTCTCTTTTGCAAACGGAACTAGAGCTGCCGTTCTTGGTGTCAGCGTCTTTTATGAAAAGTTTTATCAGCTTCTCGGATGGAAAGTGACCGATCCGTTTCAGAGCCTTCGCGAAACGATGGAATTGATCAAAGACCAGGCGGATGTCATCATTTTGCTTTCTCATTTAGGGATTAATGACGATGAACTCCTGGCTGCGGAATTCCCTGAAATTGACGTCATTTTGGGTGCCCACACCCATCATGTTCTGGAAAAAGGGAAACTGGTGAACAGTGTGCTGCTCACTGGTGCAGGAAAAAACTGCAGCTTGATCGGTCATGTGGCATTATCAGTTGACGGAGACACGCTTTTATCAAAAACAGCAACTGTCATTCCGGTTGAAGCAGAGCCGGAATGTGAAGTGGTGAAAACGTTTCTAGACGAGCAGAGAGTAAAAAGCGACAGCATTCTGTCAGAGGAAATAACTATGCTGAAGCGGGATCTCACGCTTGATTGGTTTGGCCCATCTGATTTTACAGCCCTCCTGGCAACAGCCGTTAAGGAGTGGTGCAAAGGCGATGTGAGCATGGTTAACGCCGGGCTGCTGCTTGAACCTTTACAAGCAGGCTCAGTGACGAGAAAAGACCTGCATAGGATCTGCCCGCATCCAATCAATCCCTGCAAAGTGCAGTTAAAGGGAGATGTCCTGAAAGAAGTGATTGCAGAATCACGGACGGAAAAAATCGAACAGCTAAGATTGAAGGGGCTTGGATTCAGGGGGAAAGTAATGGGACGGATGATTTTTGACGGAATCGAGGTCCGCAGTGAGCAGAAATCAGACGGTTTAAAGCACATTACGGGCATCCTTATACAAGGAGAACCGCTTGATCCCGACCGCACATATGAGGTTGCGACAGTGGATATGTTCACTCTGGGTGTGCTGTACCCTTCCATTTACCATGCAGAAAAGAAAACCTATTATATGCCTGAAATGCTGCGTGATGTCCTTGCCTGGAAGCTGAAACAGGGACATTCGTACAAGAATGCCTAG
- a CDS encoding DUF1805 domain-containing protein: MVSMTPIMIGSHQFTAITVALPKTNFMAVTSDKGYIMCGALDVALLNEKLKERGIIAGRAVGVRTIEQLLDAPLESITFEAENRGIHVGMSGRDALLRMI, translated from the coding sequence ATGGTATCCATGACACCTATTATGATTGGAAGTCATCAATTTACAGCTATTACGGTTGCTTTGCCTAAAACAAATTTCATGGCTGTTACAAGCGACAAAGGGTACATTATGTGCGGCGCACTCGATGTAGCGCTGCTGAATGAAAAACTGAAAGAGCGGGGAATTATTGCAGGCAGAGCAGTCGGCGTCCGGACGATCGAACAGCTTCTTGATGCTCCGCTTGAATCCATCACTTTTGAAGCCGAAAACCGCGGTATCCACGTAGGAATGAGCGGAAGAGATGCATTATTGAGAATGATCTGA
- the yunB gene encoding sporulation protein YunB, which produces MARFRSRPHKKGPLPFRYVFLLSLVFFILSTAAGLWIVNKGIEPTLMTVAETETKRIATLVIQNAINKDIKEDVDAEEMFVVDTDEKGNVTTIDFNAKFVRSVLAKTTDKIQANLREASKGNIDALELPEGELLTKDKQGEGIIYSIPLGQATNNALIGNLGPKVPVRFYVVGEVQTDVKETIQQYGINNALIEIAVEIEVNVEVVIPFSTRTATVRNNIPIAIKAVQGQVPSYYNGGGGSSPPALDVPVESSGN; this is translated from the coding sequence TTGGCCAGATTCCGCAGCCGTCCTCATAAAAAGGGGCCGCTTCCTTTCAGATATGTTTTCCTGCTTTCACTGGTCTTTTTTATCTTATCTACAGCTGCAGGGCTGTGGATTGTTAATAAGGGAATTGAACCGACCTTAATGACGGTAGCTGAAACCGAAACAAAACGGATTGCGACACTTGTCATTCAGAATGCGATTAATAAAGATATTAAAGAAGATGTGGACGCAGAAGAAATGTTTGTCGTAGATACAGATGAAAAGGGAAATGTTACGACGATCGATTTTAACGCCAAGTTTGTCAGAAGCGTGCTTGCCAAGACAACCGATAAAATTCAGGCGAATTTAAGAGAAGCATCCAAAGGGAATATTGACGCATTAGAACTTCCGGAAGGTGAGCTTCTTACTAAAGATAAACAGGGCGAGGGAATCATCTACTCAATTCCGCTTGGCCAGGCAACGAATAATGCCCTGATTGGAAACCTCGGTCCGAAAGTGCCTGTCCGCTTTTATGTTGTCGGCGAGGTGCAGACAGATGTGAAAGAAACGATTCAGCAGTATGGCATTAACAATGCCCTGATTGAAATAGCCGTTGAAATCGAGGTGAATGTCGAGGTTGTCATTCCGTTTTCCACAAGAACAGCCACAGTTAGAAACAACATCCCGATTGCGATTAAAGCTGTCCAGGGACAGGTGCCAAGCTATTACAACGGGGGCGGCGGAAGCTCTCCTCCTGCGCTTGATGTGCCGGTTGAATCCAGCGGAAATTGA